From Enterococcus mundtii, the proteins below share one genomic window:
- a CDS encoding phage replisome organizer N-terminal domain-containing protein — translation MSDNKRYYYLKLKENFFDSDEMVLLESMPDGYIYSNILLKLYLRSLKHEGKLMFNDRIPFNSTMLATITRHSVGVVEKAVQIFRELSLIDVLDNGAIYMSDIQSFIGKSSTEADRKRNYRRKIEEAKQNLITGGQMSDKSPDKTPPELEKEIEKEIEKEKCKYSDEHLRLARKLQSNLAEDFPKEMDRVDLDKWADVFRLMEERDALSIEAIEYVIDWLPTNKFWFGNIRSAKKLREKFERLKFDIKAEKEKSKKNNSGYQKNNRREKLPDWVDKPQEEKELDPQQKAEIEARFEAYLSQRNQEGEGNES, via the coding sequence GTGTCGGATAATAAGCGATATTACTATCTCAAATTGAAAGAAAACTTTTTTGATAGCGATGAAATGGTTCTTTTAGAAAGTATGCCGGATGGTTACATCTACTCTAATATTCTTCTAAAACTTTACTTGAGAAGTCTAAAACATGAAGGCAAGTTGATGTTTAATGACAGGATTCCATTTAATTCAACTATGCTTGCAACGATCACTAGACACTCCGTAGGGGTTGTAGAAAAGGCTGTACAAATTTTTAGGGAGTTAAGTTTAATTGATGTATTAGATAACGGTGCAATTTACATGTCGGATATACAGAGTTTTATTGGTAAGTCGTCAACAGAAGCTGATAGAAAAAGAAATTACAGAAGAAAAATTGAAGAAGCAAAACAGAATTTAATAACTGGAGGACAAATGTCCGACAAAAGTCCGGACAAAACTCCACCAGAGTTAGAGAAAGAGATAGAGAAAGAGATAGAAAAAGAAAAGTGTAAGTATTCTGACGAACACTTACGCCTTGCTAGAAAGTTACAAAGCAACCTAGCTGAAGATTTTCCAAAAGAAATGGATAGAGTGGATCTGGATAAATGGGCTGACGTATTCAGATTAATGGAAGAACGTGATGCTTTATCTATCGAAGCTATTGAATATGTGATTGATTGGTTACCAACAAATAAATTTTGGTTTGGGAATATCAGGAGTGCCAAGAAGCTTCGAGAAAAATTTGAAAGACTCAAATTCGATATCAAGGCTGAGAAAGAAAAATCTAAAAAGAATAACTCAGGTTATCAAAAAAATAATAGACGAGAGAAGCTTCCAGATTGGGTTGACAAACCTCAAGAAGAGAAAGAACTTGATCCACAACAGAAAGCAGAAATTGAAGCACGTTTTGAAGCGTATCTTTCTCAACGGAATCAGGAAGGCGAAGGAAATGAATCTTAA
- a CDS encoding ERF family protein: protein MKTSEETNEIYKGLYVLKGKLQQPKFDASVNYGTKNGGEMKFEYATLKSIESAIRNAAQESDSGIDFGQDVVTSDNYVAVTTCVYHSSGQYILYGPLGFPCNTKNPQSLGSVITYAKRYSLASSFGVVADGDDDAKIGADENEKIQNDNNLDSEFKQTFDDYVHRIAQLTNQEKDFIIATTLERSGFSSFKQIDRNSYSKIIGFLKRYALKAEQKKKESENHNKPSWEDL, encoded by the coding sequence ATGAAGACTAGTGAAGAAACAAATGAGATTTATAAAGGGCTATATGTATTGAAAGGTAAGCTACAACAACCTAAATTTGATGCTTCTGTAAACTATGGAACAAAAAATGGTGGGGAAATGAAATTTGAGTACGCAACACTTAAATCTATTGAATCGGCTATAAGAAATGCTGCTCAAGAGTCTGATAGTGGGATTGATTTTGGTCAAGATGTAGTTACAAGTGATAATTATGTTGCTGTAACAACGTGCGTTTATCACTCAAGCGGTCAATACATTTTATATGGTCCTTTAGGCTTTCCATGTAATACAAAAAACCCACAATCTTTAGGTAGTGTAATTACTTATGCAAAAAGGTATTCGCTGGCTAGCTCATTTGGAGTTGTTGCAGATGGGGATGATGACGCCAAAATAGGTGCTGATGAGAATGAAAAAATTCAGAATGACAATAATTTAGATTCTGAGTTTAAACAGACATTTGATGATTATGTTCATCGAATCGCTCAGTTAACTAACCAAGAAAAAGATTTCATAATTGCTACAACGTTAGAAAGAAGCGGTTTTAGTAGCTTTAAACAAATTGACAGAAACTCCTATTCGAAAATCATTGGATTTCTTAAACGTTACGCATTGAAAGCAGAGCAGAAGAAAAAAGAATCGGAAAATCACAATAAACCATCTTGGGAGGATTTATAA
- a CDS encoding DUF1351 domain-containing protein: MSNELSTEVIFDVNYQPSVIEIVNEDQLANLINATVERFENLIFKEEDISDAKKARAELNRIFDLIDSKRIEVKKQFSEPLTEFEKQIKAYSNEIKKASKGIDEQIKEFEARTKEERKKIVLAFVEKQAKKFGIEPNGINLQSKWLNATSFTAKNNLTKKIEEEIIAECTAIKEKKENYEQQKALVESYVKAYGLEPMAWITLIDEGLNAAQIFPKIDQAVKELREKEEKELEKTEKQIKRTATPERTVGIPQKIDIDEPKYSFTLNITGTAKQLSVIKQTVESLGVEYSVEME, encoded by the coding sequence ATGAGCAATGAACTATCAACAGAAGTCATCTTTGATGTTAATTATCAACCGAGCGTAATTGAAATTGTCAATGAAGACCAATTAGCGAATTTAATCAATGCTACTGTCGAACGTTTTGAAAATCTAATCTTTAAAGAAGAGGATATTTCAGATGCCAAGAAAGCAAGAGCTGAATTAAATCGGATTTTTGATTTGATCGATTCGAAACGAATAGAAGTAAAGAAGCAATTTAGTGAACCTCTTACTGAATTTGAAAAGCAAATCAAAGCATATAGCAATGAAATCAAGAAAGCATCTAAAGGTATTGATGAACAAATTAAAGAATTTGAAGCTAGAACAAAGGAAGAACGAAAAAAGATTGTTTTAGCATTTGTCGAAAAACAGGCAAAGAAATTTGGCATTGAACCTAATGGAATTAATCTCCAAAGTAAGTGGCTTAATGCCACAAGTTTTACCGCAAAAAACAATCTGACGAAAAAAATTGAAGAAGAAATTATTGCAGAATGCACAGCAATAAAAGAAAAAAAAGAGAACTATGAACAGCAAAAGGCTTTGGTTGAAAGTTATGTAAAAGCATATGGACTTGAACCAATGGCTTGGATCACTTTGATCGATGAAGGTCTCAATGCAGCTCAAATTTTTCCAAAGATTGATCAAGCTGTTAAAGAATTGAGAGAAAAAGAAGAGAAAGAACTAGAAAAGACAGAAAAACAAATAAAACGAACCGCAACGCCAGAAAGAACTGTGGGAATACCACAAAAAATAGACATCGATGAACCGAAGTATTCCTTCACTTTAAATATTACTGGTACTGCAAAACAATTGTCGGTTATTAAGCAAACGGTTGAAAGCTTAGGCGTGGAATATTCTGTTGAAATGGAATAA
- a CDS encoding putative HNHc nuclease, producing MFKPLIDSYSAILKHFKGNDIGATINEEVNLERLKTMYDGYDGDRIIEIRFIDPRRFTVQQRNFIYALMGDIFIDTGTPTEFWKEFFYFRFEGITGRKISLKDDSSTTVSDANILANIIIDFIFEHHIPFKEGYEILPANQEYYFYKCITKRVCCICGRTGADIDHFDKALGRRKRKKIDHSDYTFAALCRIHHTEKHQLGVVNFKNKYQIKGIRLNQETIKKLNIGG from the coding sequence TTGTTTAAACCGCTAATTGATTCATATTCTGCCATATTGAAGCATTTTAAGGGAAATGATATTGGTGCAACAATCAACGAGGAAGTAAATCTTGAACGCTTAAAAACAATGTATGACGGTTATGACGGTGACAGGATCATCGAAATTCGTTTCATTGATCCTCGTAGATTCACTGTTCAACAAAGGAATTTCATATATGCACTGATGGGCGATATTTTCATCGATACAGGCACGCCAACAGAGTTTTGGAAGGAATTCTTTTACTTCCGTTTTGAAGGTATCACAGGGCGCAAAATAAGCCTAAAAGATGATTCTAGTACAACCGTGAGCGATGCGAATATCTTAGCGAATATCATTATAGATTTTATTTTTGAACATCATATTCCATTCAAAGAAGGGTATGAAATCTTACCAGCGAATCAAGAATACTATTTCTATAAGTGTATTACAAAAAGGGTCTGTTGTATCTGTGGGAGAACAGGCGCTGACATTGATCATTTCGATAAAGCGCTGGGTAGACGGAAACGTAAGAAAATCGATCATTCAGATTACACGTTCGCGGCACTTTGTAGAATACACCATACGGAAAAGCATCAACTTGGTGTAGTTAATTTTAAGAACAAATATCAGATAAAAGGAATTAGATTGAATCAAGAAACGATTAAAAAATTAAATATTGGGGGATAA